A section of the Eublepharis macularius isolate TG4126 chromosome 1, MPM_Emac_v1.0, whole genome shotgun sequence genome encodes:
- the NMBR gene encoding neuromedin-B receptor produces MPLSWTPGNLSAAGNGSGSLPEPSADGWSSQARALFTIRCVVPSLYLLIMAVGVLGNVTLLRIFAGRSAGRSVPNIFISSLAAGDLLLLLTCVPVDASRFFLEDWLFGAVGCKLLPAIQLTSVGVSVFTLTALSADRYKAIVNPMDIQAPNAVLWTCIKAIAIWIISILLAVPEAVFSEVVHINDADNVSFTECIRYPPKDDLHPRIHSVMILLVYLLIPLTVISIYYYHIARSLIKSAHNLPGEHSEHSKKQMETRKRLAKIVLVFVGLFAVCWLPTHVLYMYRSFNYSKIDPSLGHMVITLVARVLSFCNSCVNPFALYFLSESFRRHFNSQLCCSIMPHQQRSTSYLNGSSAIRMTSLESHARNTVTMTTLLNGHHPKQEISL; encoded by the exons ATGCCGCTGAGCTGGACGCCGGGCAACCTGTCGGCGGCGGGCAACGGCAGCGGATCGTTGCCAGAGCCGTCGGCAGACGGGTGGTCCTCGCAGGCGCGCGCGCTCTTCACCATCCGCTGCGTGGTCCCTTCGCTGTACCTGTTGATCATGGCGGTGGGCGTGCTGGGCAACGTCACCCTGCTGCGCATCTTCGCGGGCCGGAGCGCCGGGCGCAGCGTGCCCAACATCTTCATCTCCAGCCTGGCCGCCGgcgacctgctgctgctgctcacctgCGTGCCCGTCGACGCCTCGCGCTTCTTCCTGGAGGACTGGCTCTTTGGCGCGGTGGGCTGCAAGCTCCTTCCTGCCATCCAGCTCACCTCGGTGGGGGTGTCTGTCTTCACCCTCACCGCCCTCAGCGCCGACAG GTACAAGGCAATTGTAAATCCAATGGATATTCAAGCACCCAATGCCGTCCTGTGGACTTGTATAAAAGCTATTGCCATCTGGATAATTTCCATCTTGTTAGCAGTTCCTGAAGCTGTTTTCTCTGAAGTGGTCCATATCAATGATGCAGATAATGTCAGTTTCACAGAATGCATACGATATCCTCCAAAAGATGATTTGCACCCCAGGATTCATTCGGTGATGATTCTCTTGGTATATCTCCTTATCCCTCTTACTGTTATTAGTATTTACTACTACCACATTGCCAGGAGTTTAATTAAGAGTGCACATAACCTACCTGGAGAACACAGTGAACATTCTAAAAAACAG ATGGAAACACGAAAGCGCCTGGCCAAAATCGTCCTAGTCTTTGTCGGGCTCTTTGCTGTATGCTGGTTGCCCACCCATGTGCTGTACATGTACCGGTCCTTTAACTACAGTAAGATTGATCCATCACTTGGCCATATGGTCATTACTTTGGTAGCCCGTGTACTCAGCTTTTGCAATTCTTGTGTCAATCCATTTGCACTCTATTTCCTCAGTGAAAGCTTCCGGAGGCATTTCAACAGCCAGCTTTGCTGTAGTATAATGCCTCATCAACAGAGATCTACCAGTTACCTGAATGGCTCCTCAGCCATTCGAATGACTTCTCTGGAAAGCCATGCCAGGAACACTGTCACCATGACGACTCTGCTTAATGGGCATCACCCCAAACAAGAAATATCTCTGTGA